The Oleidesulfovibrio alaskensis DSM 16109 genome has a segment encoding these proteins:
- the brnA gene encoding type II toxin-antitoxin system BrnA family antitoxin has product MRASDFDKAFDDGKDISQHLDIAKASRPNKDVRRVNVDFPAWMVDALDQEAARLGITRQAIIKVWIARQIDGPCNHA; this is encoded by the coding sequence ATGAGAGCCTCTGATTTTGATAAAGCTTTTGATGACGGCAAAGACATTAGCCAGCATCTTGATATTGCAAAGGCAAGCCGCCCTAATAAGGATGTACGCCGCGTTAATGTGGACTTTCCTGCATGGATGGTTGATGCCTTAGATCAGGAGGCCGCTCGTCTTGGTATCACCCGTCAGGCAATTATCAAGGTTTGGATTGCACGGCAGATAGACGGCCCTTGTAACCACGCCTAG
- a CDS encoding BrnT family toxin, translating to MLFEYDKNKSQSNAVKHGIDFEAAKALWDDPELLEIPAKTTDELRCLIIGMIGGKHWSAVITKRGRATRIISVRRSRKEEVALYESL from the coding sequence ATGCTTTTTGAGTACGATAAAAACAAAAGCCAATCAAATGCGGTAAAGCACGGCATTGATTTTGAGGCAGCCAAGGCTCTGTGGGATGACCCTGAACTCTTGGAGATTCCAGCGAAGACCACGGATGAGCTGCGCTGTCTTATTATCGGCATGATAGGTGGAAAGCATTGGTCGGCAGTAATAACTAAACGAGGTAGGGCTACACGGATTATTTCTGTGCGCCGTTCTCGTAAAGAGGAGGTGGCATTGTATGAGAGCCTCTGA
- a CDS encoding SLATT domain-containing protein produces the protein MMNRDELLKSIAELGYNVGFGAKKHFATYDIVEKVPGIIGFFSMAFGIFALVFDVLSTKVLSASFLVLGLVSIYIAMYQQEKEAYREKGEALTCMFYELRDLYALVKSGTSSDVEAQYDELRRIRKEYLGCCIAKQVCFSDWYAHYKFFWQHQIEWIDEQKKFNLLRDKIPFTFYIFLLFIFIFALLFFWKVEVILIWHLR, from the coding sequence ATGATGAATAGAGACGAACTACTGAAATCTATTGCAGAGCTTGGGTATAATGTTGGTTTTGGAGCCAAAAAACATTTTGCCACGTATGATATCGTTGAAAAAGTTCCCGGAATTATCGGCTTTTTTTCAATGGCCTTTGGGATTTTTGCTCTTGTATTTGATGTATTGTCAACGAAAGTTCTTTCCGCTTCTTTTCTAGTTTTGGGGCTTGTGAGTATTTACATTGCGATGTACCAGCAAGAAAAAGAGGCGTATCGAGAGAAAGGAGAGGCGTTGACGTGTATGTTCTATGAACTTAGAGACTTATATGCCTTGGTTAAGAGCGGTACATCAAGTGATGTCGAAGCGCAGTATGATGAGCTTAGACGTATTCGAAAAGAATATTTGGGTTGCTGTATTGCTAAGCAAGTGTGCTTTAGTGATTGGTATGCTCATTATAAATTTTTTTGGCAACATCAGATAGAATGGATCGATGAGCAAAAAAAATTCAACTTGTTGAGGGATAAGATTCCATTCACTTTTTATATTTTTTTGCTATTTATTTTTATTTTTGCTCTGTTATTTTTTTGGAAAGTTGAAGTAATTTTGATTTGGCATTTGCGCTGA
- a CDS encoding SMODS domain-containing nucleotidyltransferase codes for MTIAEMFRSFCDNIRIPSGDVSSISSKYGEITYSLNKKFRDTTSKIANTLQVGSYGRKTGIKGISDLDMLYIMPSVTWNTYKDDQSKLLRDTKEAIVSRYPKTTVKVDRLVVQVLYDTFTVEVQPVFEQEDGSFKYPDTYGGGSWKITKPRKEIEAVRKIDSEKNNNFRMLSRMVRAWKNRNGVVMGGLLIDTLVYKFLMNTDDYDAASYSSYGRLSRDFFEYLKDQPDQNFYFALGSNQQVKVKKKFQTKANQAYNACLRAIKAGETATAHSEWKKVYGRFFPAYVANVRVADEALRYEYTEEFIEDKYPVDIRYSLELECKVTQNGFRVDYLTNLLRRGFHLPPRKTLDFTIDTLDLPDPDMILWKVLNRGAEAERRNCIRGQIVSDKGWRTKQEKTTFKGEHLVECYAVKGGVVVARGRIDVPIERNAENDE; via the coding sequence GTGACTATAGCAGAAATGTTTCGTAGTTTTTGTGACAATATAAGAATACCAAGTGGTGATGTTAGCTCAATAAGCAGTAAATATGGTGAAATTACATACTCTTTGAATAAGAAGTTTCGAGATACAACATCAAAAATAGCAAATACACTTCAAGTAGGGTCGTACGGTAGAAAAACTGGTATTAAGGGCATTTCTGACTTGGACATGCTTTATATAATGCCAAGTGTGACGTGGAATACCTATAAAGATGATCAATCGAAACTTCTTCGTGATACAAAAGAGGCAATAGTATCTAGGTACCCTAAGACCACGGTTAAGGTTGATCGCCTTGTTGTGCAAGTTCTTTACGATACTTTCACAGTAGAGGTTCAGCCTGTTTTTGAACAGGAAGATGGTAGCTTTAAATACCCTGATACATATGGTGGAGGCTCATGGAAAATTACAAAACCTCGTAAAGAAATTGAGGCAGTACGCAAGATTGATAGTGAAAAAAATAATAATTTTAGAATGCTATCTAGAATGGTTCGGGCATGGAAGAATAGAAATGGTGTCGTAATGGGGGGACTTCTGATTGACACCTTGGTCTATAAGTTTCTAATGAATACAGATGATTATGACGCGGCAAGCTACTCAAGCTATGGGCGGCTGAGTCGTGATTTTTTTGAGTATTTGAAAGATCAACCTGATCAAAATTTTTATTTTGCATTAGGCAGCAATCAACAAGTTAAAGTCAAAAAGAAATTTCAAACAAAAGCTAACCAAGCATATAACGCTTGTCTAAGAGCGATTAAGGCTGGTGAAACAGCGACAGCGCATAGTGAATGGAAAAAAGTGTATGGACGCTTTTTCCCTGCCTATGTTGCAAACGTGAGAGTAGCAGATGAAGCATTGCGCTATGAATATACCGAAGAGTTTATTGAAGATAAGTATCCTGTAGATATCCGCTATTCTTTAGAGCTAGAGTGTAAAGTTACCCAAAATGGTTTTCGTGTTGATTATTTGACCAACCTTCTTAGGCGGGGATTCCACTTGCCGCCTAGAAAAACATTAGATTTTACTATAGACACTTTAGACTTGCCAGATCCTGATATGATTCTATGGAAAGTTCTTAATCGTGGAGCTGAGGCCGAAAGGCGAAACTGTATTAGAGGGCAAATTGTTTCAGATAAAGGTTGGAGAACTAAGCAAGAAAAAACGACTTTTAAGGGGGAACATCTCGTTGAATGTTATGCTGTTAAAGGCGGAGTGGTTGTTGCTAGAGGAAGAATTGATGTTCCTATAGAAAGAAATGCAGAGAATGATGAATAG